In Bradyrhizobium sp. 200, the sequence GGTTATCCCCTGCGCGGAAGCGCCAGCTTTGCCGACAGGACGCTGAGCGCGGTGAATGATTTCCAGAAGGCTCATGGCCTTGAGGTGGATGGTGAGGTTGGGCAGGAGACCGCCACGGCGATCGACCGTGCGCTCGAGGCCCTTAAGCAACCTGCTGCGCTTTCGCCGCAGGTCGATCCAGGCCGCCGTCCGTCGTCGGCGAACATCCCGGTGGTGGTAGCGCGGCCGGCGCAACCCGCCGCCATCGGCCGGTTGGCGGAACTGGTTGGCAACACCGTTCTCGGCCTGGGCGATCAGGGATCAGCAGTCAAAGCACTTCAGCTCGCGCTGGCGAAGCTCGGCTATGGGCTGAGGGGCACCGGCTATTTCGGTGGCGCCACCGAAGCCGCTGTCATGGATTTCCAGGAACGGTACAGCCTTGAGGTGGACGGCGAGGTCGGTGCCGAAACAGCTCAAGCGCTTGACCAGGTGGTGGCGGGGCCGCCGCGGTCCGCGCAGCCCTCGCAGGGCCAGCAGCCGGCACCCGGGACAGACGCACGGCCTCTGTGGGTGATCGAAGGTCTGAAATGGCTGAACCTACGGGAGGGACAAGGCGCGGCCGAGAACGCCGATATCCTTGACTGGGCAAGGGGCGAAGGCGGCGCGATTGCGAGGGATTACAAGCATGATTCAATTCCCTGGTGCGCGCTGTTCGCTAATATGGTGCTGACCAAGGTTGGCATCAAAGGCACCGAGACTCTCTGGGCCCTCGATTGGGACAAATGGGGCCAGAAGCTCCCCGGTCCGGCTGTCGGCGCTTTTGCGCCGATGAAGCGCGAAGGCGGCGGACACATCGCAATCGTAGTGGGGCGCGACACGCACGGCAACCTCATGTGCCTGGGCGGCAACCAGAGTGACACCGTAAGTATCATTCCATTTCCGATCGATCGGCCGCGGAGCTTCCGCTGGCCCGTTGGCGTGTCGGCACCGTTCAAAGCCGGCCTTGAATTTCTGCCAGTGATGAGATCGGACGGACGGGTTTCGACCAAGGAGTCATGAGCACGACGTGATTGCACCGCCTGTAATAATGCAACGATGAGGCCGCCTTCTGCAGTGCAAATTTCGATTACTGACCAATGGAGGATTCCATGGAAATGGCCCTGCTTATCAAACTATTACCAGTCGTCTTCCGAGCCATTAACGTCGCGCCACAAATTCAGGAAGCGATGCGAATTGGAACGCCGATCGTCAAGGCCGTGGAGGAAAATGCGGGTGATCTCTTGCCCTTGTTGAAGGAAATCGGCAAAGAAAAATTTCCAGGCATTGATGAGAGATTTGCGCCGGCCGCAGCCGCCTCGACGATGTTTGATCCGATCAGGATAAAGTGGCTTCAGACGGCGCTGAATGTCCTCGGCGCCAGTCCGCCGCTCGATGTCGATGGCGAGTACGGTCCAATGACGAAAGATGCCGTGTTGCAGTTCCAAAAGGCTCACAACGTCGTGGCTGACGGCTGGGCTGGCGATACCACTCACGCCACGCTGCAGCTAGCGCTTTCAAAGAAGCCAAAATTAGCAGCAGAAAACGCTGTGTTCGCCGGGTAAAAAGTACGGGCGACGCGGCTACCGGACAGGCAGTCCGCGCCGAGCCGCCGCGGCTCCCATCAAAAATATCGAAAACAACCCCATGCAAAGTAGCCGGCGGCCGCCGCAACGGGCGGTTTGGACCGAAAACTTGACACGTCGGGCAAATCAGCGGCACAACTTCATCATCCCCGGAATTTGCTAAACGACGGCGTGCGCGCAATATTGATTGCGATCGTGTTCCGCGTGGCTGGACCGTTGAGGACACGCCGCCGTCGCTTGCGCGAGGGTGCGGAAACCGCGAAAATCCAGGCTGTTTCAGAACTTGTCAGGGGAATTCGGCACAGATGCAGTTTGATGACGTCATCCTCGGTCGCCGGAGTATCCGCGGTTACAAACCTGATCCAGTCCCCAAGGCGCTGATTGCGGAAATCATTGGTTTGGCGATGCGCGCCCCGTCGTCGATGAACACCCAGCCCTGGAATTTCTACGTCATATCAGGCGAACCGCTGGACCGGATCCGCGCCGGCAACACCGAACGGATGGTGGCAGGCATCCCGCAGTCGCGCGAGTTCCGCACGGGTCAGGCCTTTGCAGGGCAAACACCGCGACCGGCAGGTCGGCGTCGCCAAGCAATTATTCTCCGCGATGGGAATCGAGCGCGACAACAAGGACAAGCGCCAGGACTGGGTGCTGCGCGGCTTCCGCCAATTCGACGCGCCGGTCTGCGTGATCATCACCTATGATCGCGCCCTTGACGGCAGTGACGATACGCCGTTCGATTGCGGCGCCGTGGCGACCGCCCTGGTCAATGCCGCCTGGTCCCGCGGGCTGGGCGCCGTGATCAACAGCCAGGGCATCATGCAATCCCCCGTGGTGCGCGAGCACGCAGGAATCGCCGACGATCAGGTCATCATGAAAAGCATCGCGCTGGGCTGGCCGGATGAAACTTTTCCGGCGAATGCGGTCGTGTCGGAGCGAAAGTCGGTTGAGGAAGCTACGGTGTTCGTCGGGTTTGAGAAGTAGCGGCGCGCGGGCGGAAGGGCTGGAGGTACAGCAGTGATCCGCGCCATGGTCCGACGTGCACTCGTGGTGCTGGCGGCGGCTTTTGCCGCTGCCTTGACGCCGGTCACTTGCCTTGGCGAAAGCAGCAAGCCGTTGCCGGCCAAGGCGACACAGGAATTACCGGCCGAGCTGCTCGCGCTGCTCGAACAGAAGAAGATGCCAAAATATTCACCTATCGTTGTGCGTCTGTTCAAGGAAGAGGCGGAGCTCGAAGTCTGGAAGCAGGACACGGCCGGCCGTTTCCAGATCCTCAAGACCTATCCGATCTGCCGGTGGTCGGGCGATCTCGGGCCGAAGTTGTACGAGGGCGACCGACAGGCTCCGGAAGGATTTTATACGATTACGCCTGAGTTGATGAACCCCAACTCCAACTTCTATCTCTCGATCAACCTCGGCTACCCCAACAGCTTCGACAAGGCGAACAAGCGCAACGGCAGCTTCCTCATGATCCACGGCGACTGCTGGTCGAGCGGTTGCTATGCCATGACCGACGAACAGATCAGCGAAATCTATTCGCTGGCGCGCGACTCGCTCAGCGGCCGACCGTCGTTCCAGGTCCAGGCCTATCCGTTCCGCCTGACGCCGGCGAACCTGGCCCGGCATCGAAACAGTCCCAACCTGGCCTTCTGGAAAATGCTCAAGGTCGGCAACGATCATTTCGAGACGACGGGACGCGAACCCAAGGTGGATGTGTGCAACCGCCGCTATGTATTCGATGCGCAACCTCCGCCGAATTCGCCGCACCCGCTCGTGTTCAACGCGACCGAAAAATGTCCGCCCTTCGTCGTCAATCCGGAAATCGCGCGGCGGGCGCTGGAAAAACAGCGCGCCGACGAGCGCGCGTACGCGCAATTGCTTGAAGACAATTTGCCGACTGCCCCGATCTACAGCGGACTTGACGGCGGAATGAACAAGGCTTTCCTCGCACGATTCCCGGGCCGGGTGACGCTTGCGAAAGTGATGCCGTATGCGTCTTACCTGCCGCAATTGCCGCCGATCCCCTGGATCGATGGTGATGGATCGGTGACGAGCAGATGGTTTGGTACCTCGTTCTCCAAAACGGTTTTGTGTGATGCGGCTCGTGCCAGCTTCCCGTCGAGACGGTGCTAAATACTTGTCCGACGTCAGCGATGGGGCGTCAGCAGACCACGCCTGGCATCGACATTCCCTCTGCTCACTGTCAGACAGCAACGCAAGGCGTCGCCAAGCAATTATTCGTCGCGATGGGGGCGAGCACGGCAGCAAGAACAAGCGCTAGGACTGGGTGCTGCGCACCTATTATCGGACGCTGCATCGTGACAGCTTCAATGCATTGACACGATCATGTTCCGCTTAGGTACACCGTTGATGGCAAGCCGCCGACGTGATTCGGAAGCGATGACCAAGTGAAGGGAAAACTTTCGACGTGAAGCATGCTTTTTTGTTTGAGGGGACCGGCAAGCATGCTTCTTCCATCCTGGCTCCGGAGGGGGAAAAATTTCGTCCATATGGTCACCCTGCGGATCAACTACCGCTTCGGGGGGCGCGACCCGACTGAAACCAGCGCAGGGAAACTAGTCAGTCGATTGGCACGAGCCGTTCGTCCCACTGCGCCGCAAGGTTCTTGATCTGCTCGAAATTCAGGATCGCCGGTTCACCCTCGCGGACGATTGTTGTCCGCTTGCGTTCCTTGGGCAGCAACGTCATCGCGCGCAATACGGCCGCGCGCAGTTTCATCGAGCCGTGATCTGTCAGGGTGACGAACTCTTCGGGGTCAAGGGCCATGGGTCCACGCCTACACTACCGGCTGGCCCGCAAGCCAGCACACGCGCCCCGAATGCCCAACTCTCCAGATAATCCAACTTGGTTAATAGTCAGTTATCGTTCGGCTCTGTCATTTTGAATTGGCGCGCGCGGTACACCTTGAAACCTCGACCCATGCGCCGCCCGATTTCAATGGTTGGCCTAAAGGAGCGGGCTGCCGTCAAGCTCACAGCAGGGGTGTTCGCTCGTGCCGCACCTGCCACGGTAGCACCCAGTAAGCCATGGCAGTCGCAATGGATCAGGCTACCGCCGCCAACCTGCCATCAGCATCCGGGTTTGCGCAAAGCAGACGCTTGCGAATGGCCTCTTCAACGAGCGCGAGCGCCTCCTTGGCTTGTCGTGCTTCGGCTTCAGCAACTTCGGCACGAAACTCTGCGGCCGTCAACTTATCCTTCTGAGCTTCAATACAGGACCGAGCTTGTTCCAGCGCTCGGCACGCATGTTGCAACTTACGTTCGGCGGTGACGATGAGTTCACGTTGTGCCCGTTCGGCGGCCTCCGCTCGCATTTCGGCAAGCCGCAATCCTTCTAAGGCGTTCGTGCAAAGTGACTGGGCACGGGCTTCCGTCTCGCGGGCATGCTTCTCCATACCGCGGAAAACATCGGCCGCTTGATTTACCAGATCGAGGGCTGTTGCTCCCTTGTCTGGTGCCAGCGGGGAGGGAAAGCTCAGGGCGTCCTCATCCCCTACAACTGACGCTCTGGAATTACGCTGCGCCATGTAGTTCAAGCTCGTCGCGAACACACACGAGCAGCATCATGAGTAGCTATGGTTAACGGATGGTTAAACAGTTGTATGCTGGAGGCGTCGCGACGGCGCCCGGCGGGGCAGTGGCACGCGAAGTCTATCAGCAACGTCGTTGAACGCGCTTTGCGGACAGCCCCTCTGGAGGGGAAAAAAACTTCGACGTGAAGCTGCTTCTTGCGCTGCTCATTCGAGAAGGAATGGCGCCAACTCGCGAAGCCCAATCTGGAGGAATAGGGCCGAGGCCTTCGAGATGAAGTGCCCTGCCGAGCTCTATGCCACCTCAGCGCGTTGCTATGCCGGCCTGCCGGAGCTGACCTATCCGTTCCACGATCGGGAGGTGCTTGTTACCGCCTGCGGACGCCTCTGCCTGCATCGCAAGCGCATCAATGTCTCAACCGTGCTAGCTGGTCAGAAGCTCGGCATCAAGGAGGTCGACGACGGCATTTGGCTCACAAGCTTCATGCATTATGATCTGGGATACTTCGACCTGGAGCAGAAAACCCTGCAACCCCTCGACAACCCGTTCGGCGAGAGGTTGTCACCCATGTCTTAGGTACAATCTGTTACCGATGTGTCCGGGCCGGACAACAATGAGCTGGCGGAGAGAGTGGGATTCGAACCCACGGTACGGTTTCCCGCACACACGCTTTCCAAGCGTGCGCCTTAAGCCACTCGGCCATCTCTCCGGAGGCCCTCTCTTGAAGGGGCAGGAGTGATTTTGCAAGGGAGGCTGGGCACGGCTGCTGAAATTTCCCCAATTCATTGAATTTGTTTGATAATTTTGATCGCTCGTGGCCCGCGATATCGGCGCACCAGCGGGGTTTGAACCGAAATCCGGCCACGATCGACGGTGATAAGTGGCGACCCTGTTGGTGGAGGACGGCAATCATGATCATTCGGACGCTTCAACTCACCGTCCTGACATCGGCTTTGGCATCGGCACTGGCGATCGGCGCCGCGGCGCCGGCGCTGGCGCAAGCCTGTACGCGGCAAGGCAACGACGTCACCTGCGACGACGGCCGGCGCGGCATCCATACGGGCGATGCCATCGCCTGGGCCGACGGCTCGAAATCGAGGCTGGCCTCGCCGCATCCGAGCGTCATCATCGGCAACAAATCGTCGGTCGTGATCGGCCCCGGCGTGTTCGCCGGCAACGGCAAGGGCGGTTACGTGCCGATGGAAAATCCGAGCGCACCGAGCAAGGCGCGCTGCCCGGTGCTGGATGGGGTGGCGTATTGTTTTTGAGGGTGATTGCCTGCCGACCCTCAAGGTGAGGAGCGCGTCTCCGGATGATGCTGCGTCGAGCCTAAAGCATCATCAAATTAGATCGCGAAGAAGGTGCGCTCCCTCTCCCGCCTGCGGGGGAGGGCTGGGTGGGGGTGTCTCCGCGGTGAGACTGCCTGAATGGTGAGACTGCCTGAATGGAGAGAGCCCCCACCCGGATCGCATCTGCGATGCGATCCGACCTCCCCCGCAAGCGGGAGAGGTGGAGGGTGCCCGTGGCTGGGATTATCTACCCAAGCACGCTTTAATGATACCGCGCGCCGTTATTGGTGGCGGAGCGAAGCGGCCATAGCGCAGGCTCGGTGATCACGGGCGCCAATTCTTCCCTGTCGAGCTGGCTTTCGCGCAGCGCGTCGGTGAAGTCGGCGAACCATTGCTGGATCGTATGGCCGCGCAGCTTCGCCATCATCGCTTCCCAGCGCATCCGCCGTTCGGTCAGCGGCATCGACAGCGCGATCGCAATCGTGCGCGCCATGCCGTCGATGTCGTGCGGATTG encodes:
- a CDS encoding TIGR02594 family protein; translated protein: MARVIDVLRQVAPKASPGYLAAFDSGDALLQQHQITTPDRLAHFLAQVLHESGGLTLEHESMNYGAERLLQIFGAGRHSAAITPPEAQRLARDERGIAERVYGLGNPRKAQELSNKNPGDGFKYRGRGLMQTTGRCNYRRMGQACGVDFEENPDLVFSPQHALKPALVEWSEAGLNVYADNNDILAISRAINCGSPKSKAIPNGMQDRATWFAKVRSLVDHIDFGTATTAEIKPTMTQATGVPRSEPGSESAIAGLLGEQILRVGDEGPLVRAVQLALARLGYPLRGSASFADRTLSAVNDFQKAHGLEVDGEVGQETATAIDRALEALKQPAALSPQVDPGRRPSSANIPVVVARPAQPAAIGRLAELVGNTVLGLGDQGSAVKALQLALAKLGYGLRGTGYFGGATEAAVMDFQERYSLEVDGEVGAETAQALDQVVAGPPRSAQPSQGQQPAPGTDARPLWVIEGLKWLNLREGQGAAENADILDWARGEGGAIARDYKHDSIPWCALFANMVLTKVGIKGTETLWALDWDKWGQKLPGPAVGAFAPMKREGGGHIAIVVGRDTHGNLMCLGGNQSDTVSIIPFPIDRPRSFRWPVGVSAPFKAGLEFLPVMRSDGRVSTKES
- a CDS encoding peptidoglycan-binding domain-containing protein, whose amino-acid sequence is MEMALLIKLLPVVFRAINVAPQIQEAMRIGTPIVKAVEENAGDLLPLLKEIGKEKFPGIDERFAPAAAASTMFDPIRIKWLQTALNVLGASPPLDVDGEYGPMTKDAVLQFQKAHNVVADGWAGDTTHATLQLALSKKPKLAAENAVFAG
- a CDS encoding murein L,D-transpeptidase family protein; protein product: MVRRALVVLAAAFAAALTPVTCLGESSKPLPAKATQELPAELLALLEQKKMPKYSPIVVRLFKEEAELEVWKQDTAGRFQILKTYPICRWSGDLGPKLYEGDRQAPEGFYTITPELMNPNSNFYLSINLGYPNSFDKANKRNGSFLMIHGDCWSSGCYAMTDEQISEIYSLARDSLSGRPSFQVQAYPFRLTPANLARHRNSPNLAFWKMLKVGNDHFETTGREPKVDVCNRRYVFDAQPPPNSPHPLVFNATEKCPPFVVNPEIARRALEKQRADERAYAQLLEDNLPTAPIYSGLDGGMNKAFLARFPGRVTLAKVMPYASYLPQLPPIPWIDGDGSVTSRWFGTSFSKTVLCDAARASFPSRRC